ATGAAGGCACAGTTACAAGAAACCTGCTGCAAAGCATTGACAGTGTCCCGTTTTACTTGATGCGGTCAGCGTATGCTGTATCAGCTTTAAAACCCCAACTGATTGCAGATCAACCCCACAGAGGTTTGACCTCAGCTGAATTTTCAAGATGTTCTTCATCCAGTAGAGGTTGGCTTGTATTGTTAAAAGGCACAAGTATGGCTAAACTCAAGTGACGATGACAGAACCCTTATTACCTTCAGTAATTAGGTCATCACTGATTTCAGTCATAACTGAAGAttcctgaaagacagaaaaggctAAGTTTAATCATAACTCATTCCAGAAAGCATCACAGATTCAAAGTGCTGCAGTCTCAACCCATTCCTTCTTCCTACAAGGACAAGGATAGATGGCATTTTATCTacttatttttagaagaaagccAATATTACAAtacaggttggaagggacttccaGAGGTCACAACTGATAAATTGACCACAATAAGACCACTTACAACAACTGTTTAATTCGCTTTAAGCAAAGCAAAtcagaagaacagaacagaagaagCATACGCAATTATGCTGTCAAAACCATTATTTGGTATGCATGAACAAATAATGGTGTATAAATCACTAATTCTATGGATTTAGTATTTAAGCACTTAAATACAAACTCTGAATGGAATCTGCTATTTTAACTTCACACTAAGTAGAAAGCATGTTTTCAACTTCGTATTCTTTTTGCTGATTCACACAAATCTGTACAACGTATtatctgtgaaatattttctttataccAAGTGTGCAGTATCTTCACCTCAAAAACAGCTGGAGCCATTACAGCATCTCCTAAAGAGCAGTCTCCAACAGCTTGCATGCTGTCATAGGGAGCATAGGAGCCGTAGTTGTAGTCAGCGTAAGCATCGTAACTCCACTGCGAGTAGTAGTTCTGATAATCTTGGTAATAATCATTATAGTTGTATGACTGGTACCGCTGGAATTCTGCTTTCAGTCTGAAACATGAGAAGTTGCATACAGTTAGAGAACAATAAACTGTAAACCCAGTTCTGAACTTAATTTGTCAGCTTACATACTTCAAAGCTTAAAAGGAAGCTTTCTTAAATAGTCACCTAAGTGACAGCTTAAGTCACAGCACAAAACCTCATTTATACAGAAGCAAGCATCCTCACCTTTGCCAATACCAGAAGTAATTGTTCTCATGGATTAACTCCAGAGCCTTGACATGGTTACCTGTATACATCAAGTATTTTTAGCGTTGGCATAAGCAAGCTGCTGCTAAGTCTCTGTGCTTTGCTAAAGATTGATTTAAGACCAGAGACATTTATCAAGCACAGCTGCTTTAAAGATGCAGTCTTAACCCTTCTATCTTTTGTTTGGTTAATTACTAGATCTTATTTCCACAAAGAAGTGAATGGAGTCAGGTTATCCATTTCAAAGAAGCATCTGACACTGCCTGTCAGTTTGCCATGTCTACCTCCACCTGctcaatttttttgttgttttttgtttgtttaaagtcCATTAAACATTCAACAGCTGCCAACTATACCACTCAGGTGAAGTCAGTCTTGCCTAACAACATAATCACAATTGTCCAGTATGACGCCTTATTAGTGGGAGAATTACAAAATACACTGGTTCTTAAGAAGAAAGGACCAGCTGATTAGTTTTTACTACTTTCCCTTTCAAGATTTTCTCAGGGGCAGCTTCAGACTAATGACAAGAACCAAGACAAGTGCTATCTGTACTAAAACTGATGTACACTGCATAAAGAACATTCAGATAACCCAGATGCATATTcaaaaaatctgctgtttaGACTTGTCTTCACTGATTCTGTGCAGGCAGACCTCCTGTGTTTGCAGTGCCCAGTTTCTCTGACTTGAATTGGGGATGCAGAGAAGCGAGTTCTAtgctttttgtgaaaaatacaaGCTGAAGGCATTCTGAAATAGCTTCCAAACTAAGCAAACATGAGTGACAAACTAATCCAATGGCTGGATATTTCAATGCTAAGAGAGCATGGTACTCAGCCATTCAGAAACGTATTACTGATGTGTATTTTAATACCTACATTTGTTTCAATACTGTAAAGCTACACAAGTTCTAATAAAGAGGTAATCCATTGTCTTGTTACTGTAGTAAACAAACAGAAGATACATCATCTTACGTCTTCTGCTTCCAACTGCACTCTTCCTACATACAGTTCTGTAGGgaaggaaaatctgaaaatactgttgACATTCTTCTGGATAGCCGAAGCAAGAAAACATGTTTGTGGCttattcttgttttcaaaataaaaaaatattattttaataaaaaaattttgGCAAAGAATTTTGGACAGTGCTCTCTTGTAGAAGAGCATTTCCATTCTAAAGCAGAAGGAGGCAACATTTGCAGAATTATGCTAggtaaacagaaacagaagtgttatttttttttttttttactatttaacAGAACACACAAGCTAACCTCATGAACATACTGGAATTGTTTATATGAAGTCCTGTTTTGTCAGTATCCTGGATCAAAGTTCATCAAATTTGGTATCAATTCTTTAACTGTTCAGAGACCTGAATTGCCTTAAATAAGTGATAGAACTGAGCCGGTAGAGTAAGAAACCCTCTCAGGAAGTGCTAAACTTTAAACTCCCCATTGCCCTAAGCtcatgaaaagcaaagaatagTATTCTAAACCTGTTCTAGTAATAACTCCTTTGACTTTCTCCCTGcattcccattttttccccccacttctTTCCTGTCAACCCACTGTAAAACTAGTTATGTGCTTCTCTCAAACTAGAGGGAAAGGTCTAAGAACAAGAACTCCCTAGCATATAAAACCACTTGTTGTCCCTTCTACCTTATACAGGCccaaacctgaaaatatttacGAATGCATTCAGCTTTGCTACTGTTGAGAAACAAGGCTGGTTACAATGGCAGCTAAGCCCAAGTTGCACTGTCTGGCTAGACTTAACAGTTGGATTCCCCCAGCCATCCTGAAACAGGTTGATGAATCCAGGGAGTCAAAAACATAGTACTTctgcatttttggttttgtagaCTGCATCCTGTGTACAGCCATTACAGCAAGGGCCACAGACTTTACAAAGGCAGAGCTACAAGAATCTGATTATTTAGAATAACTGTATCAATGCACAACTCATTGGTTACCTTTTAGAAATTCCTATGCTCAGCCGGATTCGTTTTCCCCCCAGACCTGGTGCATTCTGGCAGTCTTGCAGTGCCCTCATCTGATCACCTTGCTCACCAAATCTGACATAGGCATACCCTCTACAATTttcaaaagggagaaaacaaattCTAGTATGCATAACAGTTACAAAACTAATGAATTCAATTTCTGTCTTCtacaaaaaacagaagatagCAGCTACTATAGCTTCTATTACTTAAGCAACCTCTCTGgcatgtgcacatgcacagaaaAGGCTTTCACCAAATTAAAAAACTTGGGCCAGAAGCAAAAAGCTTATTCCTTGACAGCATTAAGATGCAACTCACTGAGAGCCagcaaaacaatacattttaagtGCTATCTGCGTAAGTAACCAGATTCCATATTTCTGCATATACAGCAGTTAATCAGTTAGCATTAACCCACTCCTACCACTGCATAACActagcattctttttttttttttttgtatctgcCTTCTCAAAAGTTTCTTGAATTAGTCTATTACAGGCAGCATTGTCTGAACAGCAAACTCACTCATTCCTGCTTGACTCACTGCATGGCCAGTAGTTTCTGCTAAACTTTATTTACTGCTAACATTAGGTTCCATCACCCAACCCCCTAAGATTTGCCAGGGCTTATGCTTTTCCCCAAACAAAGTAGgaattattttgtcttcagtATTGCAGATGACTAAGTAGACACACAGCAGCGCTGATTTCAGTGCAcagctcttccttctcccagcttcttattcttttttttttttcccatgtagaTATGCATATGGCTAAGTTGAAGCTTATCACAGTAACTGCTTGAACCAACAAGAAAGCTCTTAGAAACACTCAAGGATCTGTGCTATTAAGAAAAGCAACGCTAAAAACTAATCTCACTCTTCCTGccccagaaaaaaacactggaacagTTCCGACGCAAGTTCTTACATATCGCTTATAGAAGCGAACATACTGATAACATTACAAATTCGCACTGGAATTACCTGGAATATCCCAGCAGGTCTGTTGCTATTTTGCAGTCAATACATGAGGGATACCTCTTTAGGAAATAGTCATAGAGCTGGAAATCATCCACTTCTGGAGTAAGCTCCCCAACAAATATTGAATAATCCggtctttaaaaagagagagaaaacaattttaaagttcAAGACTAAGATAGCTGATTTCCATTATATTAACAGCTAGTTATCGTCAGACAAATAAAGAGACAAATCTGTAAGGAGTACTAAGTGCAGAACTCTACTGAGTTGCGTAGAAAACTGCAACGCCACCACTCCAATCAAAAGTTTTCCATTACTCTGGGTCTATTCTACTGTTTCAGCAAAGACCCATTTTCTGACAACTTgtaaaaatttgtttcaaaaagaagCACAGTTTATTGTCCAAACAagaaagaagcataaaaataccaagaaaaatgATTAACTCAAACCACAACCACGATTCAAAGGAGCTATGACTAGTTTGCTACCGCTTCCCAGTGATCATGGGAGAGAGCAACTACAAATAAACTATTGTTTATGGACACGTATTGCCAATGCAACATTTAGCATATATGCAACCACACCAGCcattttagaattttaaaatggagtGATGGCATTCACTATCAATTCAAACAGGTAAGTCAGAGTTTCTCATTTCAAAAGGTTTTTACCTGGCTGAACTACTACTACTAACAAACTCTATTcttcctggttttattttgttctttttctttcgtTTTTTCTGTGGTGTTCTCCACCAGCTGTAGGCCTGGAGGCATTCTCGTTTTTTCCCAAGCAAGTCCTGTTGGGATAAAAAAACACCTCTATAGTATTTAGCCTCATTTACATTCCTCCCTCCCACTCCCCATCACCACAGGTGATTTCCCCATATTCACCTTGCCCTTGAAAGAAGCCTGGGGTCCCATTTCTCCCTCCGCCTCCCATGAGGGAAAGCAGCCTCTGGGGAAAACGCCTGGCAAAAATAACAGAGCCAAAGGATTGTATGAACAGCCATATTCCCCTGACTTGTCAAGCTGGCTAAAGGATTGACAGCTTCCTCTTGGAATTAGGAAAAAAGCAGTTAGCCCTTCGATGCTGGTCAATCCTATGTGTTAATTAGCTTAGGACTGGATTGTGCTCCATTTGAGGTCTTGgactctcaaaaaaaaaaagtcttcagtaGCACAGTGAGTGATGAACAGGCAGAAAAATCATCACTCTTGCTCAGAAGCAATCTCATCTGTCCCTATCTCCCCTTTCCTAGGACTTCTTCTTGCTTATGTGAGATGCCTCTCCTCACTACCTAGCTGCCAGTCACTCCCTCAGGCCAGGAACAATGACAGGAGGCCCATTAATGGAACGCAAGGAGAAAGCAGACCAGGAAGAGGCACTAACTTGGCTGAGGGGAAAACTAAAAACCCAGATGCAAGGCCAGGAAGTAAGAGGCGTAAAAAAGCAcctccaaaataaaaaacacccgAAAAGCCACAGTTAAAAAGGAAGTGGAGTAACTAcacaaaagaggagagaaacagCCGTATTAACACAGGTTGCCTCCCTCATTTAGTATTCTGAAGAACAAGGATTTCCAAAAATAAGAATGgcatttttcagtaacttttaCTTACGCAGGCTTTAGTGTTCTTCCTCTAGAACACCTCTACATAACTTATATAGAGAGTGTTACTCGCAAGATCCTTCAGAAGAACTCATGCTCAAATAATCCAAACTGCAAAGCTTAATGTTTTGCCCCCAACCTGCTTCGGTTGTTATGATCAAGCATCCAGAGGACAACCACCAATTACCAAATTACCAGAGGAAATCATAGGACTAGAACACCCAACTCAGAGTGAGCTAGCTATTTCAGCTTTACATTTACTAGGAATTCTGAGTATGGTTCTGGGATCCATTTAGACACTACAAACCTGAATTTCTCACCACAAGATCTTACCTGGTTTGCCATGGTTGAAAAAGTCTGTCTTCTGTCTTTCTCAAGGAATGCAGTTGCAAACGTTCAATTTATTGCAgtccttcagctgaaaaatggtGAGGAAGGGGCaaaaattatcttaattttGAGGTCAGTTAGTTTCATAGATGTTCACCCTGtctaacatttttaatattattaattcaCAACTTGGGAATTTAACTTCTGATTTATCTCAATTGCTTtagcaatgacaaaaaaagaTATATAGCCAAGGGGACTACAATTAGAAGTCTTCTTCACTTTCTTAAATTGTAGTCGTCCACAAAGTTTTCACATTGTCCAAGACACTATAAAACTGTGAGCTTTTAAGTGACCTACACCTTACCCTTATTTCTAAAGGAACATGCAGCATTATAATTTAATAGTTCCATgttctaaaataattaaaaacaaggcaacaaaaatataatctttaatgttttctacaACTCCTCAAgtccccccacacacacttaGAGCCAAACTAAAAGTTGTATCTGCTTGTGGTACCAGttacacagctgaaaacaagcagTTGTGCTTCCTACCTGCTAAAGAAGCAAAGATGTAAGAGAAAGCAGGGTACAGTACAGACAATTATGACCCTTCTCTGCACCTTTTCTTAGGTACATCTTGTCTTCCACCTCTTCCACATACACATTTCACTCACCCCCAGTGAGTTAGCCACAAAGCGACTTAACCACTATTACTAAAATCCTATACTTTTCACTGAAGAGGCGTACATACCTCTTCACTGACTGATACCCTTTCTTTAAGCTCTTTCACGGTCATTCATCCGATACAAACCACCatagaaaacatttgcatttacagaatattttgtatCCCCTTGCACACAATTGTTCATTcaccactgctttttttttttcctcctcccacacATCCAATATTTCTCTTCTATGTAGATACTTGACTGCTGAAATATTAATTCCCATTACCATGCAAAAAATTATATAACATTGCACGAACTGGCTGGTCAAATCCACATGCACAAAATAATTAGAGTGTTTGTAATGCCTTAAAGGCTTGCTCACACAAGTGAACACTTCAGAGCACTACTTCTGAGAACTGATTATGCTAATCCAACATAGGACAGCCATATACCGTTAGAATATCCCTGCATAGCGTTACACAGGATAACCATGCGCTTCATCTCCATTCCCATTCTGTATCCAAGAAAGCTGTCAAGAACAAGCCCTTAAATACAGGTATGTACCAGTAAAGGTTAGGTTTAGTAAGAGATTATTGACTAACTATACTTATAAAgaattaagtttttgtttttcccattaaaGAGGccattattaataaaaatagccCCATGGCAACATTACTTTAAATTCAAACCTTACTTTTATTAAGAGGGGGCCATCTTCATGTGTTAAACACTGGAAATACTAGTATTTAAGAATTCTTGGCTTCACCACTGtgtaattttttactttttgttagAAAACTTACCGCTCTATTAGTGCGGATCTAACAGTGGACTCCACACACCACAAAGCACTTTTATTGCAAAAAGCTATCAGAGTGCGTGTGACGCAATAGCTTCGCGATCACAGCTATAATGGAGCTTTATGCAAAACTGGTTTCGTACTCTTCCCCGTCCAATCTTGATTGCTGCTCCTTCCCACTGGAAGtcaaaaacatttagaaagcaGTTGAGAGAGCTGGTAGGAATGTAACACCTTCCATATACACTTTTAATCGGGCTACAGTTGCAGCTAGTGTTAAGCACGGCGGGGCGGCTCTAACCTCCACAACTCACGTATATCCTTTGCTGGATTACACAGCCGTTCGGCCGGACTGTGCCAGCAATAAGAAGTCAGGCGCGCGTCAAAGCGGACGGCGTTAGTGGCGATTAAACCCGCCTGCGTGAGCACGGCTCACTGCGGACAGGAGGGCCCCGGGAGGCCTCGGCCGTCCCAGGAGCCGGATTTCTGCTCAGGCAGCGGGATGGCGGCGCagggccgggccgtgccgagccgtgccaggccgtgccgagccgtgaCGCATTTCCCCGGCCGCTCAGCCAGAAGTGCGCCCCGCCCGGCCGAGCTCCTCGCCGGCGGCCCGCGCTCCCCGCTTATTATTGTGCTGCGcgctaataaataaaaagccataaaacaaacccaactaataaaataaaataaaacagggcTGCAAGAGGCGGCCTGCGCGGCCGGGGCCTGCCGCTGTTCCCCCCCCCGACCCGCAGCGGGAGGGGGAACGCGGCCCacccgcggggcccggcccggcgggaCGAAAGGGCAGAGGCCGCCCCCACAGCCCCGCACCCGGCTTGGCGACCCCTTCCCCGCTCCccttccccgctccccgctcccggccccggtACTAACGTCTCTCGCCCTCCGCGTCGCCACCGGgagcggccccgcagcccgctTCCGCCCCGCCAGGACCTCCCCGCCGGGCTGCCCGGCGCCGAGCCTGTGCCCACcgccctccttccccttcccttcccctcccctggccgcctcgcctcgcccccAGCCCGCCGTGAGCGGGGCCCGCCGGCCGCCATCTCCCCGGGGAGGCGCCGCCGGCTGCGAGCCGCGCGGGCAGCGCCGGGGACAGGCGGGCGGCGAGGGCGTCAGGGCCCCGAAATGGCGGCGGCAGCGATGGAGGTGGTGGCGGGCTGCTACGAGCAGGTGCTGCTCGGCTTCGCCGCGCTGCCCGCCGAGGTAACGGCtgtgaggggagggaagaagggagggagcgCGGCCGCCATTAGCTGCTGCCCCGCTACTCACCGTCCTCTCGCCGCTGGCCGCCAAGACGGCTCCGGGGGGGCTCTTAAATGGCCGCGG
The genomic region above belongs to Cygnus atratus isolate AKBS03 ecotype Queensland, Australia chromosome 2, CAtr_DNAZoo_HiC_assembly, whole genome shotgun sequence and contains:
- the LOC118249644 gene encoding tRNA selenocysteine 1-associated protein 1-like isoform X3 — encoded protein: MGPQASFKGKDLLGKKRECLQAYSWWRTPQKKRKKKNKIKPGRIEFVSSSSSARPDYSIFVGELTPEVDDFQLYDYFLKRYPSCIDCKIATDLLGYSRLKAEFQRYQSYNYNDYYQDYQNYYSQWSYDAYADYNYGSYAPYDSMQAVGDCSLGDAVMAPAVFEESSVMTEISDDLITEDPQLYLDVDEMNRQFMETSEELYDSLMNCHWQPLDTVTSEIPSAI
- the LOC118249644 gene encoding tRNA selenocysteine 1-associated protein 1-like isoform X2, with amino-acid sequence MANQDLLGKKRECLQAYSWWRTPQKKRKKKNKIKPGRIEFVSSSSSARPDYSIFVGELTPEVDDFQLYDYFLKRYPSCIDCKIATDLLGYSRGYAYVRFGEQGDQMRALQDCQNAPGLGGKRIRLSIGISKRLKAEFQRYQSYNYNDYYQDYQNYYSQWSYDAYADYNYGSYAPYDSMQAVGDCSLGDAVMAPAVFEESSVMTEISDDLITEDPQLYLDVDEMNRQFMETSEELYDSLMNCHWQPLDTVTSEIPSAI
- the LOC118249644 gene encoding tRNA selenocysteine 1-associated protein 1-like isoform X1, which codes for MGPQASFKGKDLLGKKRECLQAYSWWRTPQKKRKKKNKIKPGRIEFVSSSSSARPDYSIFVGELTPEVDDFQLYDYFLKRYPSCIDCKIATDLLGYSRGYAYVRFGEQGDQMRALQDCQNAPGLGGKRIRLSIGISKRLKAEFQRYQSYNYNDYYQDYQNYYSQWSYDAYADYNYGSYAPYDSMQAVGDCSLGDAVMAPAVFEESSVMTEISDDLITEDPQLYLDVDEMNRQFMETSEELYDSLMNCHWQPLDTVTSEIPSAI
- the LOC118249644 gene encoding tRNA selenocysteine 1-associated protein 1-like isoform X4 encodes the protein MANQDLLGKKRECLQAYSWWRTPQKKRKKKNKIKPGRIEFVSSSSSARPDYSIFVGELTPEVDDFQLYDYFLKRYPSCIDCKIATDLLGYSRLKAEFQRYQSYNYNDYYQDYQNYYSQWSYDAYADYNYGSYAPYDSMQAVGDCSLGDAVMAPAVFEESSVMTEISDDLITEDPQLYLDVDEMNRQFMETSEELYDSLMNCHWQPLDTVTSEIPSAI